A window of Eikenella corrodens contains these coding sequences:
- a CDS encoding phosphopantetheine-binding protein, with the protein MTDLKQEIKQLIIDSLGLEDLTPADIGDEETLFGDSGLGLDSVDALELGLAVQKHFGFQLDGESQELRDSFANVSTLAAFVQKQRG; encoded by the coding sequence ATGACTGATTTGAAACAAGAAATCAAACAACTGATTATCGACAGCCTCGGCTTGGAAGACCTTACTCCTGCCGACATCGGCGACGAAGAAACCCTGTTCGGCGACAGCGGCCTCGGCCTCGATTCCGTAGACGCACTCGAACTCGGCTTGGCCGTGCAAAAACACTTCGGCTTCCAGCTCGACGGCGAAAGCCAGGAATTGCGCGACAGCTTCGCCAATGTGTCCACACTGGCCGCCTTCGTGCAAAAACAACGCGGCTAG
- a CDS encoding response regulator produces the protein MNPHILIIEDEREIAELVELSLARAHFTARIAPTAEQARQLLAREHFDLLLLDVGLPDTDGFELLKTLRPQHPQPVIMLTAQDEETDRILGLELGADDYIGKPFSPRELVARVKAVLRRTQTQPAAEAAPVWHDDAPACCIRHQGRELPLTQGEYRLLRTLLHHPGRVFSREELLTAMFGGNRPSDPHTINTHIRALRHKLRAAGIADEHIRTHHGLGYSFNET, from the coding sequence ATGAACCCGCATATCCTCATCATCGAAGACGAACGCGAAATCGCCGAACTGGTCGAACTCTCCCTTGCCCGCGCCCATTTCACCGCACGCATCGCCCCCACCGCAGAGCAGGCAAGGCAACTGCTCGCGCGCGAACACTTCGACCTGCTCCTGCTCGACGTCGGCCTGCCCGACACCGACGGCTTCGAGCTGCTCAAAACCCTGCGCCCTCAACACCCCCAGCCCGTCATCATGCTCACCGCCCAAGACGAAGAAACCGACCGCATCCTCGGCCTCGAACTCGGTGCAGACGACTACATCGGCAAACCCTTCAGCCCGCGCGAACTCGTCGCCCGCGTAAAAGCCGTGCTGCGGCGCACACAAACCCAGCCCGCCGCCGAAGCCGCCCCCGTCTGGCACGACGACGCGCCCGCCTGCTGCATCCGCCACCAAGGGCGCGAACTGCCGCTCACGCAGGGCGAATACCGCCTGCTGCGCACCCTGCTGCACCACCCCGGCCGCGTGTTCAGCCGCGAAGAACTGCTCACTGCCATGTTCGGCGGCAACCGCCCCTCCGACCCCCACACCATCAACACCCACATCCGCGCCCTGCGCCACAAACTGCGCGCAGCCGGCATCGCCGACGAACACATCCGTACCCATCACGGGCTGGGGTACAGTTTTAACGAAACCTGA
- a CDS encoding low molecular weight protein-tyrosine-phosphatase, whose product MERPVKVLFVCLGNICRSPMAEYLCRSMAAARGLPVHTASAGTSGWHDGEGMHCGSLEILSDEGIDSSGFVSRRVRAQDLADFDYLLAMDDNNLAELEQRFDRHPGKIFKITDLLPDSGYSHVPDPWYTGNFNETRHILTACCSALLDKIEKDLACRP is encoded by the coding sequence ATGGAACGCCCCGTTAAGGTTTTGTTCGTTTGCCTGGGCAATATCTGCCGCTCGCCGATGGCCGAATATCTCTGCCGCAGCATGGCTGCCGCCCGCGGCCTGCCGGTGCACACCGCCAGCGCGGGCACATCCGGCTGGCACGACGGCGAAGGCATGCACTGCGGCAGCCTGGAAATCCTTTCCGACGAAGGCATCGACAGCAGCGGCTTTGTGAGCCGCCGCGTGCGCGCGCAGGATTTGGCCGATTTCGACTACCTGCTGGCCATGGACGACAACAACCTGGCCGAGCTGGAACAACGCTTCGACCGTCATCCCGGCAAAATCTTCAAAATCACCGACCTGCTGCCCGATAGCGGCTACAGCCACGTTCCCGACCCGTGGTACACCGGCAATTTCAACGAAACCCGCCATATCCTCACCGCCTGCTGCTCTGCGCTGCTGGATAAGATTGAAAAAGATTTGGCCTGCCGGCCATAG
- a CDS encoding beta-ketoacyl synthase chain length factor yields MTADFRLRFSIQSWHAASTRLHTGEDWAAWASGRLNAADLSDTPPKVDFLPAMQRRRLGLSARLLFAAAHPLLAESEPCPLVLASHDGEINRSFGLWVTLLRDNEVSPTSFGLSVHNALAGQWSMLRGDMSEYTALSVRQSGLESAVLEAAGLLADGAERVLALVVDEPLQAQYPAAPAERAPFAHALALLLTAGEEWELSPAAPDGETANCGYWGALEWLRQQHSGSRRWINRYADKAWQWQRLTP; encoded by the coding sequence ATGACCGCCGATTTCCGCCTCCGCTTTTCCATCCAAAGCTGGCACGCCGCCTCCACCCGCCTGCACACAGGCGAAGACTGGGCGGCGTGGGCATCCGGCCGCTTAAACGCCGCCGATTTGTCCGACACGCCGCCGAAGGTGGATTTCCTGCCCGCCATGCAGCGGCGGCGGCTCGGCCTCTCGGCGCGGCTGCTGTTTGCGGCGGCGCATCCGCTTTTGGCGGAAAGCGAGCCCTGCCCGCTGGTGCTCGCCTCGCACGACGGCGAAATCAACCGCAGCTTCGGCTTGTGGGTTACGCTGTTGCGCGACAACGAAGTTTCCCCCACTTCCTTCGGCCTGTCCGTGCACAACGCCCTGGCCGGGCAATGGTCGATGCTGCGCGGCGACATGAGCGAATACACCGCGCTTTCGGTGCGGCAGAGCGGTTTGGAAAGCGCCGTGCTCGAAGCAGCCGGCCTGCTGGCCGATGGGGCGGAGCGCGTGTTGGCGCTGGTGGTGGACGAACCCTTACAGGCGCAATATCCCGCCGCACCGGCAGAACGCGCACCCTTCGCTCACGCGCTCGCGCTGCTGCTCACCGCCGGCGAAGAATGGGAACTTTCCCCCGCCGCGCCCGATGGTGAAACGGCAAACTGCGGCTATTGGGGCGCGCTCGAATGGCTGCGGCAACAGCATTCAGGCAGCCGCCGGTGGATAAACCGTTATGCAGACAAGGCTTGGCAATGGCAGCGCCTTACCCCCTAA
- a CDS encoding cupin domain-containing protein, producing the protein MKKVILSVATAALLASAGAWAHGTPAANEPSKTPVDRSIQVYKAADFQQWDREKAAGGEGKLLGRFAYTRHQTGEQDAIREIGWLTLPPGASIGLHGHTINEDVYLIVEGRGIFVGSDGKEVPVSAGDVTIARPGQSHSLKNTGRRPLRFINFIGQLQSTAPAAPAAPAAPAAPAAR; encoded by the coding sequence ATGAAAAAAGTGATTTTATCCGTTGCCACTGCTGCTTTGCTGGCCAGCGCCGGCGCTTGGGCGCATGGTACGCCGGCGGCGAATGAGCCGAGCAAAACGCCGGTAGACCGCAGCATTCAGGTGTATAAAGCAGCCGACTTCCAGCAGTGGGACCGCGAAAAAGCCGCCGGCGGCGAGGGCAAGCTGCTGGGGCGCTTCGCCTACACCCGCCACCAAACCGGCGAGCAGGATGCAATCCGCGAAATCGGCTGGCTCACACTGCCGCCGGGTGCGTCTATCGGCCTGCACGGGCACACCATTAATGAAGACGTATACCTGATTGTGGAAGGCCGCGGCATATTTGTGGGCTCAGACGGCAAGGAAGTGCCGGTGTCGGCCGGCGACGTGACCATCGCCCGCCCCGGCCAGTCGCACTCGCTGAAGAACACCGGCCGCCGGCCGCTGCGCTTCATCAACTTTATCGGCCAGCTGCAGAGCACTGCGCCCGCCGCTCCAGCCGCTCCGGCTGCGCCCGCTGCCCCGGCCGCGCGGTAA
- a CDS encoding inner membrane CreD family protein: MNQKIWSVIGLCIVFAVVLFSIYGLAEQREYYQSSMLLSKEDYRMIIRSVKYGMVLVVLVFASFFLSEVLQEWRIHPMQYLLVGAALSIFYLLLLSLAEHIGFTAAYAVGAFACISLLFWYLHFVLATVRGVYMMTALLMAAYGMMFVLVKMQQYNLLAGSCLLFAALFAVMYYTREIDWYELGKPEK; the protein is encoded by the coding sequence ATGAACCAGAAAATATGGAGCGTGATTGGGCTGTGTATCGTGTTTGCCGTGGTGCTGTTTTCGATTTACGGCCTGGCGGAGCAGCGGGAGTATTACCAATCCAGCATGTTGCTGAGCAAGGAAGACTACCGCATGATTATCCGCAGCGTGAAATACGGCATGGTGTTGGTGGTGCTGGTGTTTGCCTCGTTCTTTTTGAGCGAGGTGTTGCAGGAGTGGCGCATCCACCCGATGCAGTATTTGCTGGTGGGCGCGGCTTTATCGATATTTTATCTGTTGCTGCTCTCGCTGGCGGAACACATCGGCTTTACTGCCGCCTATGCCGTCGGCGCTTTTGCCTGTATCAGCCTGCTGTTTTGGTATCTGCATTTCGTGCTGGCCACCGTGCGCGGGGTGTATATGATGACGGCGCTTCTCATGGCGGCCTACGGCATGATGTTTGTGCTGGTGAAAATGCAGCAATACAACCTCTTGGCCGGTTCCTGCCTGCTGTTTGCTGCGCTGTTTGCGGTGATGTATTACACACGGGAGATTGATTGGTATGAGCTGGGCAAACCGGAAAAGTAA
- a CDS encoding 4'-phosphopantetheinyl transferase family protein yields the protein MPTRLSPKPILRFYLATPDCAARCRAELLDEADRLHLSCHPARAAQTGWRASRFLKQQAAADGFSDNPNFSGSLSHSGGHAVLAVPSADFPVGVDLERLRPRRFDAWPDWVLQADEVQWLQSHADSADYYALWTLKEALLKAVGLGLADMPQVGLRQEGRDWRLCADGCFWQGAVFLLGGEWLCGAVWPPEAVAEWEWRGFGAWQTVGKQLLYRFT from the coding sequence ATGCCTACCCGTCTATCGCCAAAACCCATCCTCCGCTTCTATCTTGCCACACCCGATTGCGCCGCCCGCTGCCGCGCCGAACTGCTGGATGAGGCCGACCGCCTGCACCTTTCGTGCCATCCTGCCCGCGCGGCGCAAACCGGCTGGCGGGCAAGCCGTTTCCTTAAGCAGCAGGCGGCGGCAGACGGGTTTTCAGACAATCCGAATTTTTCAGGCAGCCTCAGCCACAGCGGCGGCCATGCGGTGCTCGCCGTGCCGTCTGCCGATTTCCCTGTGGGCGTGGATTTGGAAAGGCTGCGCCCGCGCCGTTTCGATGCCTGGCCGGATTGGGTGTTGCAGGCAGACGAAGTGCAATGGCTGCAAAGTCATGCCGATTCGGCCGATTATTATGCGCTGTGGACGCTGAAAGAAGCCTTGCTCAAGGCGGTAGGATTGGGGTTGGCCGATATGCCGCAAGTAGGGCTGCGGCAGGAGGGACGGGATTGGCGGCTCTGTGCGGACGGCTGCTTTTGGCAGGGCGCGGTATTCTTGTTGGGCGGGGAATGGCTGTGCGGCGCGGTATGGCCGCCGGAAGCGGTTGCGGAATGGGAATGGCGCGGCTTCGGCGCATGGCAGACAGTGGGAAAGCAGCTGCTATACCGCTTTACCTAG
- a CDS encoding M16 family metallopeptidase has protein sequence MKPLFRTLLLACLLPAAALAENIPIQRWQTAEGTKVLLVERHENPIVDIDVAFDAGSSRDSANKIGVADFAAGLADTGTKSLGEEALLQRVADLAVSLSSYNTADTSGVRLRSLSKPNILNPALGLMRDVLVEPRFDPAVLKREQDRAVETLKQNRTQPDFLASVANTRQVYPAHPYGYPARTSEQTIRRITPVDLHRFHQQYFTRRNAVVAIVGDVSRSQAEAIVSKLTGDLPTGQALPPLPEATHGAVQTQTLPHSGTQAHIVLGMPLLTPNDPDYYALVVGNYILGGGSFDSRLMKVLRDQHGYTYGASSRLTPLRARGPLTISFATEKSRAAAALADTQKVLQEFAANGPTEAELAQAKASLVGSFPLRFDTNAELLGYLKLIGLYNLPDDYLSRYPAAVSRLSAEEVKAAWQRRVTGLHTTVVGMPQSGKPAARRSNGRRR, from the coding sequence ATGAAACCCCTGTTCCGCACCCTGCTGCTGGCCTGCCTGCTGCCTGCCGCCGCGCTGGCCGAGAATATCCCGATTCAGCGCTGGCAAACCGCCGAGGGCACCAAAGTTCTGCTGGTGGAGCGGCATGAAAACCCGATTGTCGATATCGACGTGGCCTTCGATGCCGGCAGCAGCCGCGACAGCGCCAATAAAATCGGCGTGGCTGATTTCGCCGCCGGCTTAGCCGACACCGGCACCAAAAGCCTGGGCGAAGAAGCCCTGCTCCAGCGCGTGGCCGATTTGGCCGTAAGCCTTTCCAGCTACAACACTGCCGACACTTCCGGCGTGCGCCTGCGCAGCCTCTCCAAGCCGAATATCCTCAATCCCGCCCTCGGCCTGATGCGCGACGTATTGGTTGAGCCCCGCTTCGATCCCGCCGTGCTCAAACGCGAGCAAGACCGTGCGGTGGAAACCCTCAAGCAAAACCGCACCCAGCCCGATTTCCTCGCTTCCGTGGCCAACACCCGGCAGGTGTACCCCGCCCATCCCTACGGCTACCCCGCCCGCACCAGCGAGCAAACCATCCGCCGCATCACCCCTGTCGACCTGCACCGCTTCCACCAGCAATATTTCACCCGCCGCAATGCCGTGGTGGCGATTGTGGGCGATGTCAGCCGCAGCCAGGCCGAAGCAATCGTGAGCAAACTCACCGGCGACTTGCCAACCGGCCAAGCCCTGCCGCCCCTGCCCGAAGCCACCCATGGCGCGGTGCAAACCCAAACCCTGCCTCATAGCGGCACCCAGGCGCACATCGTATTGGGCATGCCCCTCCTCACGCCAAATGATCCCGACTACTACGCCTTGGTTGTGGGCAACTACATCCTTGGCGGCGGCAGTTTCGACAGCCGGCTGATGAAAGTATTGCGCGACCAACACGGCTACACCTACGGCGCTTCTTCCCGCCTCACCCCCCTGCGCGCCCGAGGCCCGCTCACCATCTCCTTCGCCACCGAGAAATCCCGTGCCGCCGCCGCCCTGGCCGACACGCAGAAAGTGTTGCAGGAGTTCGCCGCCAACGGCCCTACCGAAGCCGAACTGGCGCAGGCCAAGGCCAGCCTCGTGGGCAGCTTCCCCCTGCGCTTCGACACCAACGCCGAACTGTTGGGCTACCTGAAACTCATCGGCCTCTACAACCTGCCCGACGACTACCTCAGCCGCTATCCGGCAGCCGTTTCCCGCTTAAGCGCCGAAGAAGTGAAAGCCGCCTGGCAGCGCCGCGTAACCGGCCTGCACACCACCGTGGTCGGCATGCCCCAATCCGGCAAACCCGCCGCCCGCCGCAGCAACGGCAGAAGGCGTTAG
- a CDS encoding M16 family metallopeptidase, producing the protein MFRSLLVAAVLAASVVPAAAETQSRVLANGMKVIVREDHRAPVAVTQLWFKVGSADEHAGKTGLSHALEHMMFKGTPTVPAGEFSRRISALGGSDNAFTSRNETVYHQEFAVASLPQVLELEADRMVNLNFSDADFENEMKVIREERRLTTDNDPDGKMWEQINLNAYAKPENRAPVIGYEADLHTLKPEDLRRWYRAWYAPHNATLVVVGDVKVGEVLDNAEKLFGSLPDHPLPARNDLTEPPQTANRSARSTAPVSSPVVGLAIQVPALRKVDDKLPYALNMLADVLDGSMSARIERNLVRGRKVAVSASLGYDMLTRSPEVMLFSGTPAPNVKPEQLTAAFLNEVRQIAEHGVSEEELARVRNRSLAAREFGKDSMETQATNIGSLESAGFSYTDEDEIRRRRLAVSAEEVREAARWLLAQKHTTVVLYPESK; encoded by the coding sequence ATGTTCCGTTCATTGCTTGTGGCCGCCGTGTTGGCGGCCTCTGTGGTGCCGGCGGCGGCAGAAACTCAGTCGCGCGTGCTGGCCAATGGTATGAAAGTGATTGTGCGCGAAGACCACCGCGCGCCGGTGGCGGTCACGCAGCTGTGGTTTAAGGTAGGCAGTGCCGACGAGCACGCAGGCAAAACCGGCCTGAGCCACGCCTTGGAGCATATGATGTTCAAAGGCACGCCCACTGTGCCCGCCGGCGAGTTTAGCCGCCGTATTTCCGCGCTGGGCGGCAGCGACAACGCCTTCACTTCACGCAACGAAACCGTGTATCACCAAGAATTTGCCGTAGCCAGCCTGCCGCAGGTGCTGGAGCTGGAAGCCGACCGCATGGTGAACCTGAATTTCAGCGACGCCGATTTTGAAAACGAAATGAAGGTAATCCGCGAAGAGCGCCGCCTCACCACGGATAACGACCCCGACGGCAAAATGTGGGAGCAGATTAATCTGAATGCCTATGCCAAGCCGGAAAACCGTGCGCCGGTTATCGGCTATGAAGCGGATTTGCACACGCTCAAGCCGGAAGATTTGCGCCGGTGGTACCGCGCCTGGTATGCGCCGCACAACGCCACGCTGGTGGTTGTGGGCGACGTGAAGGTGGGCGAAGTGCTGGATAACGCGGAAAAACTGTTCGGCAGCCTGCCCGACCACCCGCTGCCCGCGCGCAACGATTTAACCGAGCCGCCGCAAACGGCCAACCGCTCCGCCCGCTCCACCGCGCCGGTAAGCTCGCCGGTGGTGGGTTTGGCCATCCAGGTGCCCGCCCTGCGCAAAGTGGACGACAAGCTGCCCTATGCGCTGAATATGCTGGCCGACGTGCTCGACGGCAGCATGTCTGCCCGCATCGAGCGCAATCTGGTGCGCGGCCGCAAAGTCGCCGTGTCCGCCTCGCTGGGCTACGATATGCTCACTCGCTCGCCGGAAGTGATGCTGTTTAGCGGCACGCCCGCGCCGAATGTGAAGCCCGAGCAGCTCACGGCAGCATTTTTGAACGAAGTTCGCCAGATTGCCGAACACGGCGTGAGCGAAGAAGAATTGGCGCGTGTGCGCAACCGCAGCCTGGCCGCGCGCGAGTTTGGCAAAGACTCGATGGAAACCCAAGCCACCAACATCGGCTCGCTGGAATCGGCCGGCTTCTCCTACACGGATGAAGACGAAATCCGCCGCCGCCGCTTGGCCGTGAGCGCCGAAGAAGTGCGCGAGGCCGCCCGCTGGCTTCTAGCACAGAAACACACCACCGTGGTGCTGTATCCCGAATCCAAATAA
- a CDS encoding MAPEG family protein has product MTLAYWCIFFAIFLPIFCAAYAKYRAGFSPADNHNPRAFLALAQGKAALANAAQQNSYEIFPPFAAAVIIAHVTGNAAQFTINFWALLFVASRIAFIYCYINDKAMLRSAMFGVNLLCIVALFIAAI; this is encoded by the coding sequence ATTTTCCTGCCCATTTTCTGCGCCGCCTATGCCAAATACCGCGCCGGCTTCTCTCCGGCCGACAACCACAACCCGCGCGCCTTCCTGGCCCTCGCCCAAGGCAAGGCCGCCCTCGCCAATGCGGCGCAGCAAAACAGCTACGAAATCTTCCCGCCGTTTGCCGCCGCCGTGATCATCGCCCACGTTACCGGCAACGCCGCCCAGTTCACCATCAACTTCTGGGCGCTGCTCTTCGTGGCCAGCCGCATCGCCTTTATCTATTGCTACATCAACGATAAAGCCATGTTGCGTTCGGCCATGTTCGGCGTGAACCTGCTGTGCATCGTGGCTTTGTTTATTGCGGCAATTTGA
- a CDS encoding acyl carrier protein, which translates to MTETEIRAFLFDILENMFEIDTSNVTGSTNLYEDLEIDSIDAIDLLDQIKRQTGYKLQADDFRNVRTIDDIVAAVSKLYQEAKPEA; encoded by the coding sequence ATGACCGAAACCGAAATCCGCGCCTTCCTGTTCGACATACTGGAAAACATGTTTGAAATCGACACCAGCAACGTAACCGGCAGCACCAACCTCTACGAAGACCTCGAAATCGACAGCATCGACGCCATCGACCTGCTCGACCAAATCAAACGCCAAACCGGCTACAAACTCCAAGCCGACGACTTCCGCAACGTCCGCACCATCGACGACATTGTGGCCGCCGTGTCCAAGCTCTACCAAGAAGCCAAGCCCGAAGCGTGA
- a CDS encoding DUF6707 family protein, translating to MFSDLLLSDNLSPAQMKKAAALSKKFSPTNKADLEKAYHLLFSLFCTNRIQETEICLDVLTKLKFNGNFNLWTFIEPGYCLQYFLTHDESIKQEITRMLREDVKSKWDDEDEHQEWIQKILDGELVKHAQEQLDRYIEDGIKTEYIWRVNLLTTYLHVLALGATGALNPSVVRDAINQNLARLREISAA from the coding sequence ATGTTTTCTGATTTACTGCTTTCGGACAATTTATCCCCGGCCCAGATGAAAAAAGCGGCGGCGTTGAGCAAGAAATTCAGCCCAACCAACAAAGCCGATTTGGAAAAGGCCTACCACCTGCTGTTCAGCCTGTTTTGCACCAACCGCATTCAAGAAACGGAAATCTGCTTAGATGTTTTAACCAAGCTGAAATTCAACGGCAATTTTAATTTGTGGACATTTATCGAACCCGGTTATTGTTTGCAATACTTCTTAACCCACGACGAAAGTATCAAACAAGAAATCACCCGGATGCTGCGTGAAGACGTGAAATCGAAATGGGATGACGAAGACGAACACCAGGAATGGATACAAAAAATTCTGGATGGCGAATTAGTGAAGCATGCGCAAGAACAATTAGACCGGTATATTGAAGACGGAATAAAAACAGAATATATCTGGCGCGTTAACTTACTGACAACATATTTGCACGTGTTGGCACTGGGCGCGACAGGGGCGTTGAACCCGTCTGTTGTTCGTGATGCCATTAATCAGAATCTGGCCAGATTAAGGGAAATAAGCGCGGCATAA
- a CDS encoding class I SAM-dependent methyltransferase: protein MSSAKLIQKLKPALQNSLPPEQNGILLCLDSDNVTGDNAKYMKMYNRLARWYDFGERWIARLRYGNSINEMRRSLMGELEWRQDCTALYVSIGTGTDLNHLPADIDPAALDLTGADLSLGMLARCRDIWRKKAAGLDLVHCNAEDLPFADNMFDVVFHVGGINFFSNKQKAINEMLRVAKPDTKIMIADETTDFIQQQYKKSLFTRSYFQDTDFDLTQIENCIPETVREKKTRLLWSNRFYCITFRKPA from the coding sequence ATGTCTTCCGCCAAGCTCATCCAAAAGCTCAAACCCGCCTTACAAAACTCGCTTCCGCCCGAACAAAACGGCATCTTGTTGTGCCTCGATTCCGACAACGTAACGGGCGACAACGCCAAATACATGAAAATGTACAACCGCCTCGCCCGTTGGTACGACTTCGGCGAACGCTGGATAGCCCGCCTCAGATACGGCAACAGCATCAACGAAATGCGGCGCAGCCTGATGGGCGAACTGGAATGGCGGCAAGACTGTACCGCACTCTACGTCTCCATCGGCACAGGTACCGATTTAAACCACCTGCCCGCCGACATCGACCCCGCCGCGCTGGACTTGACCGGCGCCGACCTGTCGCTCGGCATGTTGGCACGCTGCCGCGACATATGGCGGAAAAAAGCGGCGGGCTTGGACTTGGTACACTGCAACGCCGAAGACTTACCGTTTGCCGACAATATGTTCGACGTCGTATTCCATGTGGGCGGCATCAATTTTTTCAGCAACAAACAAAAAGCCATCAACGAAATGCTGCGCGTCGCCAAACCCGACACCAAAATCATGATTGCAGACGAAACCACCGACTTCATCCAACAACAATATAAAAAAAGCCTATTCACGCGGAGCTACTTCCAAGACACCGATTTCGACCTGACACAAATTGAAAACTGCATCCCCGAAACCGTACGGGAAAAGAAAACGCGGCTGCTGTGGAGCAACCGCTTTTACTGCATCACCTTCCGCAAACCTGCTTGA
- a CDS encoding lysophospholipid acyltransferase family protein, whose product MAAPYPLSARLNRLWRLLATGLGFVFFGVFGVLLQIVLLPWLCRPSPTLAQQKQARRLVTRTWLWFSYYLMRSGILRAEFEGFERLGRPGQLILANHPSLLDVVFLLGRVPEANCIVKADLQRNPAMAGQIRACGYLPNQEDLDFVEAVHQVLQQQCLLVFPEGTRTGWDGVVKFHRGAVSIGLRSAQVITPVVIQMQPPNFKKGQPWYKIPLQKPAYRFIVGDDINPQDWLNKHPLPIAARRLNDHLQQYFNERSQKHD is encoded by the coding sequence ATGGCAGCGCCTTACCCCCTAAGCGCCCGCCTAAACCGCCTGTGGCGATTGCTGGCCACCGGGCTGGGCTTCGTGTTTTTCGGCGTGTTCGGCGTGCTGCTGCAAATCGTGCTGCTGCCCTGGCTATGCCGCCCATCGCCCACTTTGGCGCAGCAAAAGCAGGCGCGCCGCTTGGTGACGCGCACCTGGCTGTGGTTTAGCTATTATTTGATGCGCTCCGGCATTTTGCGCGCGGAATTTGAAGGCTTCGAGCGGCTCGGCCGCCCCGGCCAGCTGATTTTGGCCAATCATCCCTCGCTGCTGGATGTGGTGTTCCTGCTCGGCCGCGTGCCCGAAGCCAACTGCATCGTGAAAGCCGATTTGCAGCGCAATCCGGCTATGGCCGGGCAAATCCGCGCCTGCGGCTACCTGCCCAATCAGGAAGATTTGGATTTTGTGGAAGCCGTGCACCAAGTTTTGCAGCAGCAATGCCTGTTGGTATTCCCCGAAGGCACGCGCACCGGCTGGGACGGCGTGGTGAAATTTCATCGGGGCGCAGTATCCATCGGCCTCAGGAGCGCGCAGGTCATCACCCCCGTGGTGATTCAAATGCAGCCGCCGAACTTCAAAAAAGGCCAGCCGTGGTACAAAATCCCGCTGCAAAAACCGGCCTACCGCTTTATTGTGGGCGACGACATCAACCCGCAGGACTGGTTAAACAAGCACCCCCTGCCCATCGCCGCCCGCCGACTCAACGACCACCTGCAACAATATTTCAATGAAAGAAGCCAAAAACATGACTGA
- a CDS encoding tetratricopeptide repeat protein: MKPKLSALAISVLLAACSAVPQHNEQAKALLDEGIALYQKQDYQHALPYFEQAQQAGHMKAPRYLGLMYLNGEGVAQNAQTAFAYFTQAAEAGDITGQYWLGYCYENGVGTAKDMTQAVRWYQNSAARGDHVSQPAIDALNRLGVKAN; encoded by the coding sequence ATGAAACCCAAACTATCCGCACTTGCCATCTCTGTCCTTCTTGCAGCCTGCTCCGCCGTCCCGCAGCATAACGAGCAGGCGAAAGCCCTGCTGGACGAAGGCATCGCCCTGTATCAAAAACAGGATTACCAACACGCCCTGCCTTACTTTGAGCAGGCGCAGCAGGCGGGGCATATGAAAGCGCCGCGTTATCTGGGCCTGATGTATCTGAACGGCGAAGGCGTCGCCCAAAATGCGCAAACCGCCTTTGCCTACTTCACGCAAGCAGCCGAAGCGGGCGACATTACCGGGCAATATTGGCTGGGCTATTGCTACGAAAACGGCGTCGGCACGGCAAAAGACATGACCCAAGCCGTGCGCTGGTATCAGAACTCCGCCGCACGCGGCGACCATGTTTCCCAGCCCGCCATTGACGCGCTAAACCGCTTGGGCGTTAAAGCAAATTAA